A single region of the Xenopus laevis strain J_2021 chromosome 4L, Xenopus_laevis_v10.1, whole genome shotgun sequence genome encodes:
- the vrk3.L gene encoding VRK serine/threonine kinase 3 L homeolog isoform X3, which translates to MVINFCPECGQKAEESFKFCPACGFKLPKEEVVSDPQTFPESAAPKVTGIYLSETSLTQSPTTRKTSARKCSYGESAVNVAITPEKLNVMEPAASPLSVHGRKRRRLENTPTTRKSARNTSVVESALIVERTPENKEKQHLASSPASLHGSKSKNSPRVRGVKSVKIEPLPENEILTDTQSVKWRLAKFLLAWNTGILYKAYKTPSTAEEQHYIAKLDAKDGRIFTEQNFFQRAAKKTVVDKWKKSHSCSLLGIPDCVGFGVHKSHRFLVFSALGQNLQSIIDEEDGKLPEKAVFHIACRIINALEYIHENEYVHGDITAENIFVNQNETSEVYLAGYYFAFRYCPGGEHVTYREGSRSLHEGTAEFISVDIHKGAAPSRRSDLESLGYCMLKWLCGSLPWSELTNANTIMEQKKRFKTNLAEFLEQSFRQGKVPEGLRRYFEYVMNLDYEEKPDYVVVRKTLSCALTKIGIFPDDPVHI; encoded by the exons atgGTTATCAACTTTTGTCCTGAATGTGGGCAGAAAGCAGAAGAATCGTTTAAATTTTGTCCAGCTTGTGGTTTCAAACTACCTAAAGAAGAAGTTGTCTCAGATCCTCAAACTTTCCCTGAAAGCGCTGCCCCAAAAGTGACAGGTATCTATTTATCAG AGACCAGTTTAACACAGTCACCAACAACTCGAAAGACCTCTGCAAGAAAATGTTCATATGGAGAATCTGCTGTGAATGTGGCCATTACCCCAGAGAAGCTGAATGTCATGGAGCCAGCTGCTTCACCACTTAGTGTACATGGACGGAAAA GAAGAAGGTTAGAAAACACACCAACAACGCGAAAATCTGCAAGAAACACTTCAGTTGTGGAGTCTGCTCTGATTGTGGAGCGTACcccagaaaataaagaaaaacaacatttgGCTTCTTCACCAGCTAGTCTACATGGAtcaaaaa gtaaAAACAGCCCTAGAGTTCGTGGAGTTAAATCAGTCAAAATCGAGCCGCTCCCAGAAAATGAAATACTAACTGACACCCAAAGTGTAAAGTGGAGACTTGCTAAATTCTTGTTGGCATGGAATACAGGCATCCTTTATAAAG cATATAAAACACCTAGCACTGCAGAAGAGCAGCATTATATCGCTAAACTG GATGCAAAAGATGGGAGAATTTTCACTGAACAGAACTTTTTCCAACGTGCAGCAAAAAAAACTGTTG ttgaTAAGTGGAAGAAGTCTCATTCTTGCTCGTTACTTGGAATACCAGACTGTGTTGGCTTTGGAGTACATAAAAGCCACAG ATTTTTGGTATTCTCCGCTCTCGGACAAAACCTGCAGTCTATCATTGATGAAGAAGATGGTAAATTGCCAGAAAAAGCTGTTTTTCACATTGCATGTAGAatt ATTAATGCACTGGAATATATTCATGAAAATGAATATGTACATGGAGATATCACAGCTGAAAACATATTTGTAAACCAGAATGAGACTTCTGAG GTTTATTTGGCTGGCTACTATTTTGCCTTCCGTTATTGTCCTGGTGGAGAACATGTTACATACCGAGAGGGCAGCAGAAGCCTCCATGAGGGCACAGCTGAGTTTATCAGTGTGGACATCCACAAAGGAGCAG cTCCTTCACGTCGCAGTGATTTGGAGTCACTAGGATATTGCATGCTGAAATGGCTATGTGGATCTCTACCTTGGAGTGAGCTGACAAATGCCAACACAATAATGGAGCAGAAAAAGAG ATTCAAAACAAACCTAGCAGAATTTCTTGAACAGTCTTTCAGGCAAGGTAAAGTGCCAG AGGGACTGAGAAGATATTTTGAATATGTGATGAACCTGGACTATGAGGAAAAACCAGATTATGTAGTTGTTCGGAAAACCCTATCCTGTGCATTGACTAAAATAGGCATCTTTCCAGATGATCCAGTTCATATTTAG
- the vrk3.L gene encoding VRK serine/threonine kinase 3 L homeolog isoform X1, translating into MVINFCPECGQKAEESFKFCPACGFKLPKEEVVSDPQTFPESAAPKVTGIYLSETSLTQSPTTRKTSARKCSYGESAVNVAITPEKLNVMEPAASPLSVHGRKKRTQTTQNQSVRVDSTPEKQEIKELNSSPSSLDGPKRRRLENTPTTRKSARNTSVVESALIVERTPENKEKQHLASSPASLHGSKSKNSPRVRGVKSVKIEPLPENEILTDTQSVKWRLAKFLLAWNTGILYKAYKTPSTAEEQHYIAKLDAKDGRIFTEQNFFQRAAKKTVVDKWKKSHSCSLLGIPDCVGFGVHKSHRFLVFSALGQNLQSIIDEEDGKLPEKAVFHIACRIINALEYIHENEYVHGDITAENIFVNQNETSEVYLAGYYFAFRYCPGGEHVTYREGSRSLHEGTAEFISVDIHKGAAPSRRSDLESLGYCMLKWLCGSLPWSELTNANTIMEQKKRFKTNLAEFLEQSFRQGKVPEGLRRYFEYVMNLDYEEKPDYVVVRKTLSCALTKIGIFPDDPVHI; encoded by the exons atgGTTATCAACTTTTGTCCTGAATGTGGGCAGAAAGCAGAAGAATCGTTTAAATTTTGTCCAGCTTGTGGTTTCAAACTACCTAAAGAAGAAGTTGTCTCAGATCCTCAAACTTTCCCTGAAAGCGCTGCCCCAAAAGTGACAGGTATCTATTTATCAG AGACCAGTTTAACACAGTCACCAACAACTCGAAAGACCTCTGCAAGAAAATGTTCATATGGAGAATCTGCTGTGAATGTGGCCATTACCCCAGAGAAGCTGAATGTCATGGAGCCAGCTGCTTCACCACTTAGTGTACATGGACGGAAAA AACGCACACAAACAACTCAAAACCAGTCCGTGAGAGTGGACAGTACTCCAGAAAAGCAGGAAATAAAGGAATTGAATTCTTCACCGTCAAGTTTAGATGGGCCAAAAA GAAGAAGGTTAGAAAACACACCAACAACGCGAAAATCTGCAAGAAACACTTCAGTTGTGGAGTCTGCTCTGATTGTGGAGCGTACcccagaaaataaagaaaaacaacatttgGCTTCTTCACCAGCTAGTCTACATGGAtcaaaaa gtaaAAACAGCCCTAGAGTTCGTGGAGTTAAATCAGTCAAAATCGAGCCGCTCCCAGAAAATGAAATACTAACTGACACCCAAAGTGTAAAGTGGAGACTTGCTAAATTCTTGTTGGCATGGAATACAGGCATCCTTTATAAAG cATATAAAACACCTAGCACTGCAGAAGAGCAGCATTATATCGCTAAACTG GATGCAAAAGATGGGAGAATTTTCACTGAACAGAACTTTTTCCAACGTGCAGCAAAAAAAACTGTTG ttgaTAAGTGGAAGAAGTCTCATTCTTGCTCGTTACTTGGAATACCAGACTGTGTTGGCTTTGGAGTACATAAAAGCCACAG ATTTTTGGTATTCTCCGCTCTCGGACAAAACCTGCAGTCTATCATTGATGAAGAAGATGGTAAATTGCCAGAAAAAGCTGTTTTTCACATTGCATGTAGAatt ATTAATGCACTGGAATATATTCATGAAAATGAATATGTACATGGAGATATCACAGCTGAAAACATATTTGTAAACCAGAATGAGACTTCTGAG GTTTATTTGGCTGGCTACTATTTTGCCTTCCGTTATTGTCCTGGTGGAGAACATGTTACATACCGAGAGGGCAGCAGAAGCCTCCATGAGGGCACAGCTGAGTTTATCAGTGTGGACATCCACAAAGGAGCAG cTCCTTCACGTCGCAGTGATTTGGAGTCACTAGGATATTGCATGCTGAAATGGCTATGTGGATCTCTACCTTGGAGTGAGCTGACAAATGCCAACACAATAATGGAGCAGAAAAAGAG ATTCAAAACAAACCTAGCAGAATTTCTTGAACAGTCTTTCAGGCAAGGTAAAGTGCCAG AGGGACTGAGAAGATATTTTGAATATGTGATGAACCTGGACTATGAGGAAAAACCAGATTATGTAGTTGTTCGGAAAACCCTATCCTGTGCATTGACTAAAATAGGCATCTTTCCAGATGATCCAGTTCATATTTAG
- the vrk3.L gene encoding VRK serine/threonine kinase 3 L homeolog isoform X2 gives MVINFCPECGQKAEESFKFCPACGFKLPKEEVVSDPQTFPESAAPKVTETSLTQSPTTRKTSARKCSYGESAVNVAITPEKLNVMEPAASPLSVHGRKKRTQTTQNQSVRVDSTPEKQEIKELNSSPSSLDGPKRRRLENTPTTRKSARNTSVVESALIVERTPENKEKQHLASSPASLHGSKSKNSPRVRGVKSVKIEPLPENEILTDTQSVKWRLAKFLLAWNTGILYKAYKTPSTAEEQHYIAKLDAKDGRIFTEQNFFQRAAKKTVVDKWKKSHSCSLLGIPDCVGFGVHKSHRFLVFSALGQNLQSIIDEEDGKLPEKAVFHIACRIINALEYIHENEYVHGDITAENIFVNQNETSEVYLAGYYFAFRYCPGGEHVTYREGSRSLHEGTAEFISVDIHKGAAPSRRSDLESLGYCMLKWLCGSLPWSELTNANTIMEQKKRFKTNLAEFLEQSFRQGKVPEGLRRYFEYVMNLDYEEKPDYVVVRKTLSCALTKIGIFPDDPVHI, from the exons atgGTTATCAACTTTTGTCCTGAATGTGGGCAGAAAGCAGAAGAATCGTTTAAATTTTGTCCAGCTTGTGGTTTCAAACTACCTAAAGAAGAAGTTGTCTCAGATCCTCAAACTTTCCCTGAAAGCGCTGCCCCAAAAGTGACAG AGACCAGTTTAACACAGTCACCAACAACTCGAAAGACCTCTGCAAGAAAATGTTCATATGGAGAATCTGCTGTGAATGTGGCCATTACCCCAGAGAAGCTGAATGTCATGGAGCCAGCTGCTTCACCACTTAGTGTACATGGACGGAAAA AACGCACACAAACAACTCAAAACCAGTCCGTGAGAGTGGACAGTACTCCAGAAAAGCAGGAAATAAAGGAATTGAATTCTTCACCGTCAAGTTTAGATGGGCCAAAAA GAAGAAGGTTAGAAAACACACCAACAACGCGAAAATCTGCAAGAAACACTTCAGTTGTGGAGTCTGCTCTGATTGTGGAGCGTACcccagaaaataaagaaaaacaacatttgGCTTCTTCACCAGCTAGTCTACATGGAtcaaaaa gtaaAAACAGCCCTAGAGTTCGTGGAGTTAAATCAGTCAAAATCGAGCCGCTCCCAGAAAATGAAATACTAACTGACACCCAAAGTGTAAAGTGGAGACTTGCTAAATTCTTGTTGGCATGGAATACAGGCATCCTTTATAAAG cATATAAAACACCTAGCACTGCAGAAGAGCAGCATTATATCGCTAAACTG GATGCAAAAGATGGGAGAATTTTCACTGAACAGAACTTTTTCCAACGTGCAGCAAAAAAAACTGTTG ttgaTAAGTGGAAGAAGTCTCATTCTTGCTCGTTACTTGGAATACCAGACTGTGTTGGCTTTGGAGTACATAAAAGCCACAG ATTTTTGGTATTCTCCGCTCTCGGACAAAACCTGCAGTCTATCATTGATGAAGAAGATGGTAAATTGCCAGAAAAAGCTGTTTTTCACATTGCATGTAGAatt ATTAATGCACTGGAATATATTCATGAAAATGAATATGTACATGGAGATATCACAGCTGAAAACATATTTGTAAACCAGAATGAGACTTCTGAG GTTTATTTGGCTGGCTACTATTTTGCCTTCCGTTATTGTCCTGGTGGAGAACATGTTACATACCGAGAGGGCAGCAGAAGCCTCCATGAGGGCACAGCTGAGTTTATCAGTGTGGACATCCACAAAGGAGCAG cTCCTTCACGTCGCAGTGATTTGGAGTCACTAGGATATTGCATGCTGAAATGGCTATGTGGATCTCTACCTTGGAGTGAGCTGACAAATGCCAACACAATAATGGAGCAGAAAAAGAG ATTCAAAACAAACCTAGCAGAATTTCTTGAACAGTCTTTCAGGCAAGGTAAAGTGCCAG AGGGACTGAGAAGATATTTTGAATATGTGATGAACCTGGACTATGAGGAAAAACCAGATTATGTAGTTGTTCGGAAAACCCTATCCTGTGCATTGACTAAAATAGGCATCTTTCCAGATGATCCAGTTCATATTTAG
- the vrk3.L gene encoding VRK serine/threonine kinase 3 L homeolog — protein sequence MVINFCPECGQKAEESFKFCPACGFKLPKEEVVSDPQTFPESAAPKVTETSLTQSPTTRKTSARKCSYGESAVNVAITPEKLNVMEPAASPLSVHGRKRRRLENTPTTRKSARNTSVVESALIVERTPENKEKQHLASSPASLHGSKSKNSPRVRGVKSVKIEPLPENEILTDTQSVKWRLAKFLLAWNTGILYKAYKTPSTAEEQHYIAKLDAKDGRIFTEQNFFQRAAKKTVVDKWKKSHSCSLLGIPDCVGFGVHKSHRFLVFSALGQNLQSIIDEEDGKLPEKAVFHIACRIINALEYIHENEYVHGDITAENIFVNQNETSEVYLAGYYFAFRYCPGGEHVTYREGSRSLHEGTAEFISVDIHKGAAPSRRSDLESLGYCMLKWLCGSLPWSELTNANTIMEQKKRFKTNLAEFLEQSFRQGKVPEGLRRYFEYVMNLDYEEKPDYVVVRKTLSCALTKIGIFPDDPVHI from the exons atgGTTATCAACTTTTGTCCTGAATGTGGGCAGAAAGCAGAAGAATCGTTTAAATTTTGTCCAGCTTGTGGTTTCAAACTACCTAAAGAAGAAGTTGTCTCAGATCCTCAAACTTTCCCTGAAAGCGCTGCCCCAAAAGTGACAG AGACCAGTTTAACACAGTCACCAACAACTCGAAAGACCTCTGCAAGAAAATGTTCATATGGAGAATCTGCTGTGAATGTGGCCATTACCCCAGAGAAGCTGAATGTCATGGAGCCAGCTGCTTCACCACTTAGTGTACATGGACGGAAAA GAAGAAGGTTAGAAAACACACCAACAACGCGAAAATCTGCAAGAAACACTTCAGTTGTGGAGTCTGCTCTGATTGTGGAGCGTACcccagaaaataaagaaaaacaacatttgGCTTCTTCACCAGCTAGTCTACATGGAtcaaaaa gtaaAAACAGCCCTAGAGTTCGTGGAGTTAAATCAGTCAAAATCGAGCCGCTCCCAGAAAATGAAATACTAACTGACACCCAAAGTGTAAAGTGGAGACTTGCTAAATTCTTGTTGGCATGGAATACAGGCATCCTTTATAAAG cATATAAAACACCTAGCACTGCAGAAGAGCAGCATTATATCGCTAAACTG GATGCAAAAGATGGGAGAATTTTCACTGAACAGAACTTTTTCCAACGTGCAGCAAAAAAAACTGTTG ttgaTAAGTGGAAGAAGTCTCATTCTTGCTCGTTACTTGGAATACCAGACTGTGTTGGCTTTGGAGTACATAAAAGCCACAG ATTTTTGGTATTCTCCGCTCTCGGACAAAACCTGCAGTCTATCATTGATGAAGAAGATGGTAAATTGCCAGAAAAAGCTGTTTTTCACATTGCATGTAGAatt ATTAATGCACTGGAATATATTCATGAAAATGAATATGTACATGGAGATATCACAGCTGAAAACATATTTGTAAACCAGAATGAGACTTCTGAG GTTTATTTGGCTGGCTACTATTTTGCCTTCCGTTATTGTCCTGGTGGAGAACATGTTACATACCGAGAGGGCAGCAGAAGCCTCCATGAGGGCACAGCTGAGTTTATCAGTGTGGACATCCACAAAGGAGCAG cTCCTTCACGTCGCAGTGATTTGGAGTCACTAGGATATTGCATGCTGAAATGGCTATGTGGATCTCTACCTTGGAGTGAGCTGACAAATGCCAACACAATAATGGAGCAGAAAAAGAG ATTCAAAACAAACCTAGCAGAATTTCTTGAACAGTCTTTCAGGCAAGGTAAAGTGCCAG AGGGACTGAGAAGATATTTTGAATATGTGATGAACCTGGACTATGAGGAAAAACCAGATTATGTAGTTGTTCGGAAAACCCTATCCTGTGCATTGACTAAAATAGGCATCTTTCCAGATGATCCAGTTCATATTTAG